The following coding sequences are from one Triplophysa dalaica isolate WHDGS20190420 chromosome 12, ASM1584641v1, whole genome shotgun sequence window:
- the pdp1 gene encoding pyruvate dehydrogenase phosphatase catalytic subunit 1 has protein sequence MAAASQLFRVALGRKFGRISMPTTTCQNCCKSLPSCTSATHAYSFDQRWHQSRGYRTSSVWHTYYLTPPQVNGILKANEYSFKVPEFDGKNLSSVMGFDSNQLPANAPIEDRRSAATCLQTRGMLYGVFDGHAGCACAQALSERLFYYIAVSLLPHKTLVDMENAVESGRALLPVLQWHKHPNDYFSKEASQLYFSSLRTYWQELLDLSVPGEQPDVAEALVSAFKRLDNDISLEAQVGDPNAFLHYWVLRVAFSGATACVAHIDGNELSLANTGDGRAVLGVQEPDGSFSALTLTNDHSAQNESEVHRLRSEHPRSEAKTVVKQDRLLGLLMPFRAFGDVKFKWSIELQRRVLESGPDQLHENEHAKFIPPNYHTPPYLTAEPEITRHRLRPQDRFLVLGSDGLWETLHRQEVVRIVGEHLTGVHQQQPVSVGGFKVTLGQMQGLLQERKARISSTFEDQNSATHLIRHAVGNNEFGMVDHERLSKMLSLPEELARMYRDDITIIIVQFNPHVIGGQ, from the coding sequence ATGGCTGCAGCCTCCCAACTGTTCAGAGTCGCCCTTGGCAGGAAATTTGGTCGGATCTCCATGCCAACCACTACATGCCAAAACTGCTGCAAGTCTCTGCCATCCTGCACCAGTGCAACTCACGCATACAGCTTCGATCAAAGATGGCACCAGTCGCGGGGATACAGGACATCATCTGTATGGCACACATATTACCTGACCCCACCTCAGGTAAACGGCATCTTAAAGGCGAATGAGTACAGCTTTAAAGTTCCTGAGTTTGATGGCAAAAACCTCAGTTCAGTTATGGGCTTCGACAGCAACCAGCTACCCGCCAATGCGCCCATTGAGGACCGGCGAAGCGCTGCGACGTGCCTACAAACACGTGGAATGCTCTATGGTGTGTTTGACGGTCACGCCGGCTGCGCCTGTGCGCAGGCTCTCAGCGAACGACTTTTCTACTACATCGCCGTTTCGTTGCTACCGCACAAGACATTGGTGGATATGGAAAATGCGGTAGAGAGCGGTCGGGCTCTTCTTCCAGTCCTGCAGTGGCACAAGCATCCCAACGACTACTTCAGCAAGGAAGCCTCACAGCTCTACTTCTCCAGCTTGCGCACGTATTGGCAGGAGCTTCTTGATCTGAGCGTTCCTGGAGAGCAGCCTGACGTTGCAGAAGCGCTCGTGAGTGCCTTCAAACGGTTGGACAATGATATTTCTCTAGAAGCGCAGGTTGGCGACCCTAACGCGTTTTTGCACTACTGGGTGCTTCGTGTGGCGTTCTCGGGAGCCACGGCGTGTGTCGCACACATAGATGGAAATGAGTTGAGCCTGGCAAACACCGGAGATGGGCGCGCGGTGCTGGGAGTACAAGAACCCGACGGGTCTTTCTCGGCACTAACGCTAACAAACGATCACAGCGCACAGAATGAGTCCGAGGTGCACCGGTTACGGTCCGAGCACCCACGTTCCGAGGCGAAGACTGTGGTCAAGCAGGATCGGCTGTTAGGGTTGCTCATGCCCTTTCGTGCCTTCGGAGACGTTAAGTTTAAGTGGAGTATCGAGCTGCAGCGCCGTGTTCTAGAGTCAGGTCCCGACCAGCTTCACGAGAACGAACACGCCAAGTTTATTCCCCCCAACTACCACACGCCACCCTACCTTACAGCGGAACCGGAGATCACCAGGCATCGGCTACGTCCGCAGGACCGTTTCCTGGTGCTGGGCTCGGACGGGCTGTGGGAAACGTtacacagacaggaagtggtGAGGATTGTCGGCGAGCATCTCACCGGAGTGCACCAGCAGCAGCCGGTCAGCGTCGGTGGATTTAAAGTGACCCTGGGTCAGATGCAGGGATTGTTGCAGGAGAGAAAAGCTCGCATCTCGTCCACTTTTGAGGATCAAAATTCCGCCACGCATCTGATTCGGCATGCTGTCGGGAACAATGAGTTTGGGATGGTGGATCACGAGAGGTTGTCAAAGATGCTGAGTTTGCCAGAGGAGCTGGCTCGCATGTACAGAGATGACATTACCATTATTATAGTGCAGTTTAACCCACATGTCATTGGCGGACAGTAA
- the cdh17 gene encoding cadherin-17, with translation MMRRPHLLCLAVLVSIAHGIGLDSKKGPLRNQDLDVPEATPVPYPIYQFTSAVEGVSSYLVSGETEGKISISSDGWLYLEQELEWSPEKSYHLEIEALSADGERLDGPYEVVLHVIDVNNNDPVFSSSQYSGRVREHSPAGIPFMQVSASDADDPETPNAHLRFSIDNQIPSPTNTPYFGINSENGEIFITEEGQASLRARPTLTYKRGEVPGNADVLKRKFDDYCTPKSLMPLEHNPFFTCVQRSETRQMNLLQGPDYALIVRVEDLGGNSPNARSNTVRVDIAIIQNLWINPGPVMIRENLQAEYPMLLVSVHANDPDALYRLLQKERGAPFPFTVSEDGEIFVTGPLDREEKNMYILVVIAEDQQGVQLEKPMEISVRVQDENDNGPLCDEAVFEVQENEPSGSVVGFLRAFDADEEDSLNSLLNYTLLSQTPTRPSSKMFHIDQVKAKIQVANVKFQRSEVSQYELIFSVSDGVHSTKCKAIIRVIDINNEIPIFEKNDYGIYSIPELAEVGTTLLTIKATDADDPGTGSSKVEYHITQGDPHNLFAIKLDETTGEGTVYIAQPLDYEVQGIYHLKIDARNQEPLVAGVEYDERSTAVVVIQLVDVDEPPKFEVEALNVNIAENFTVGDLIMKAEARDPEGKTIKFRMEEDEQGWLQLDVDSGELKTKAALDREKVEELTIKIVAYETEGNKQESEMTVIIHLQDVNDNHPVLQKTQGFICVQKMTPLTLTAVDEDNHPFSEPFTFSIPRKSPNWEIKPVDGTSAQLILKKKPSTEQRISVPINIKDNAGIGVTQKIDVHVCNCTSLGYCYIEPEAHGWKMGLSGTIGILGGVFGFIVLFLIIIMYRIKKRNKKNAAAGVETRAML, from the exons ATGATGAGGCGTCCACATTTGCTATGCCTGGCCGTTCTCGTCAGCATT GCTCATGGGATAGGTCTGGACAGTAAAAAGGGGCCATTACGAAATCAAGATTTAGATGTACCAGAGGCCACACCTGTGCCTTATCCCATTTACCAG TTTACATCTGCAGTGGAAGGTGTTTCTTCATATCTTGTAAGTGGAGAGACGGAGGGAAAGATCAGTATCTCTTCAGATGGTTGGCTGTATCTGGAACAGGAATTGGAATGGAGCCCTGAGAAAAGCTACCATCTAGAA attGAGGCACTGTCGGCAGATGGTGAGCGTCTTGACGGACCGTACGAAGTTGTTTTGCATGTAATAGATGTCAACAACAATGACCCTGTTTTCAGCTCAAGTCAGTACAGTGGCAGAGTTCGAGAGCATTCACCAGCAG GAATTCCATTCATGCAGGTATCCGCTTCAGATGCAGATGATCCCGAAACACCAAATGCTCATCTGAGGTTCAGCATCGACAATCAGATCCCCAGTCCCACAAACACACCTTACTTTGGCATCAACTCGGAAAATGGGGAGATCTTTATAACAGAGGAAG GACAGGCATCTCTGAGGGCCCGGCCCACATTGACATACAAACGTGGGGAGGTCCCTGGCAATGCTGATGTTCTGAAGAGGAAATTTGACGATTACTGCACTCCGAAGAGCCTCATGCCTCTTGAACACAACCCCTTTTTCACATGCGTGCAGCGTTCTG aAACAAGACAAATGAATCTTCTTCAGGGTCCAGATTATGCACTAATAGTTCGTGTAGAGGACCTGGGAGGCAACTCTCCAAACGCACGGAGCAACACGGTGCGGGTCGATATTGCCATCATTCAAAACCTCTGGATCAACCCTGGACCGGTGATGATCCGGGAAAATCTTCAAGCAGAATATCCAATGCTTTTGGTCTCA gtgCACGCCAATGATCCCGACGCACTGTACAGGCTGctgcagaaagaaagaggagCCCCCTTTCCCTTCACTGTTAGTGAGGATGGAGAAATCTTTGTAACTGGCCCTCTGGACAGAGAAGAGAAAAATATG TACATATTGGTGGTGATTGCGGAGGACCAACAGGGTGTCCAGCTTGAGAAGCCCATGGAAATTTCTGTGCGGGTGCAGGATGAGAATGACAATGGTCCTTTGTGTGATGAAGCTGTGTTTGAAGTCCAGGAGAATGAGCCCAGTG GCAGCGTGGTTGGTTTTCTACGTGCTTTTGATGCTGACGAGGAAGATTCGCTGAACTCATTGCTGAACTACACTCTCCTGAGCCAAACTCCCACCAGGCCATCCAGTAAAATGTTCCACATCGATCAAGTCAAAGCCAAAATTCAAGTAGCCAATGTAAAATTCCAGAGAAGCGAGGTTTCCCAGTATGAGCTCAtattcagtgtcagtgatggag TTCACTCCACAAAGTGTAAAGCAATCATCAGAGTCATCGACATCAATAATGAGATCCCCATCTTTGAGAAAAatgat TATGGGATCTACAGTATTCCTGAATTGGCGGAAGTGGGTACCACATTGCTCACCATCAAAGCCACAGATGCGGATGATCCAGGAACTGGAAGTTCTAAGGTGGAGTATCACATCACTCAGGGAGACCCTCATAATCTCTTTGCTATCAAACTTGATGAAACCACTGGAGAAGGAACAGTCTACATCGCTCAG CCATTGGATTATGAGGTCCAGGGTATCTACCATCTTAAGATTGATGCCCGTAACCAAGAGCCACTGGTTGCGGGAGTGGAATATGATGAGCGTTCAACAGCGGTGGTCGTCATTCAGTTGGTGGATGTGGATGAGCCTCCGAAATTTGAAGTGGAGGCTCTTAATGTCAACATTGCTGAAAACTTCACTGTTGGAGACTTAATAATGAAAGCTGAAGCAAGAGATCCAGAAGGAAAGACCATCAA GTTTAGGATGGAAGAAGATGAGCAGGGCTGGCTCCAGTTAGATGTTGATTCTGGAGAGCTGAAGACTAAAGCTGCACTAGACAGAGAGAAGGTGGAGGAGCTCACTATCAAAATCGTCGCTTATGAGACAG agGGTAACAAGCAGGAGTCTGAGATGACGGTCATTATTCATCTGCAGGATGTCAATGACAACCACCCTGTACTGCAGAAAACGCAGGGCTTCATCTGTGTGCAGAAGATGACCCCCCTCACCCTCACAGCTGTGGATGAGGACAACCACCCTTTCTCAGAACCTTTCACTTTCTCTATCCCCCGCAAGTCACCCAACTGGGAGATCAAACCTGTGGATG GTACTTCAGCACAGCTGATTCTGAAAAAGAAACCCTCAACTGAGCAGAGAATCTCTGTTCCCATCAACATCAAAGATAATGCTGGGATAGGTGTTACCCAGAAGATTGATG TGCATGTATGTAACTGCACTAGTTTGGGCTACTGTTACATCGAGCCAGAAGCTCACGGCTGGAAGATGGGCTTGTCTGGAACCATTGGAATACTGGGAGGAGTTTTCGGCTTCATCG TTCTTTTCCTGATCATCATAATGTATCGAATCAAGAAGAGGAACAAGAAGAATGCAGCGGCTGGTGTAGAGACAAGAGCGATGCTGTAG
- the gem gene encoding GTP-binding protein GEM isoform X2 gives MTLLTNMRRHSMRVQHHLHRWSICATDAGQLLGDALTTPDVAISRSNLCSHSTESCTSSSSDSALSSEVFEQTIMVDGDRATVTLLDTWDSQDEGRWTQERCLQTGDAFIIVYSITDRSSFLRASDLRIQLRRERQGDHTPIALVGNKCDLVRCREVSISEGRACASFFDCKFIETSAAMQHNVWPLFDGIIRQLRLRRDSVETPSARHCVHKRRESLPKKAKRYIDKMIAKKNKQATLKIKSKSCHDLSVL, from the exons ATGACTTTACTGACGAACATGAGGCGCCACAGTATGCGCGTGCAGCATCACCTGCACAGGTGGAGCATTTGTGCGACGGATGCAGGACAGCTGCTGGGTGATGCCCTTACGACCCCCGACGTCGCTATATCCCGTTCCAACTTGTGCTCGCACTCAACCGAAAGCTGCACGTCGTCGTCTTCAGATTCGGCTCTCTCCA GTGAAGTATTTGAGCAGACAATAATGGTGGACGGTGACAGAGCCACGGTTACGTTGCTCGACACGTGGGATTCGCAG GACGAGGGCAGGTGGACGCAGGAGAGGTGTCTGCAGACAGGAGACGCTTTCATTATTGTCTATTCAATAACGGACCGATCAAGTTTCCTTCGCGCCTCTGATCTGCGCATTCAGCTGCGGCGCGAGCGCCAGGGAGACCACACGCCCATCGCTCTCGTCGGCAATAAATGCGACCTGGTGCGTTGCCGAGAAGTGTCCATTAGTG aggGTCGCGCCTGTGCGTCGTTTTTCGACTGTAAATTTATTGAAACATCAGCTGCGATGCAGCACAACGTCTGGCCTTTGTTTGACGGCATCATCCGTCAGCTGCGTCTGCGCAGAGACTCTGTGGAGACCCCCAGCGCGCGTCATTGCGTCCACAAGCGACGCGAGAGCTTACCGAAAAAAGCAAAGCGTTACATTGACAAAATGATTGCGAAGAAGAACAAGCAAGCAACGTTAAAGATCAAGTCCAAATCATGTCATGACCTGTCTGTACTGTAG
- the gem gene encoding GTP-binding protein GEM isoform X1, which produces MTLLTNMRRHSMRVQHHLHRWSICATDAGQLLGDALTTPDVAISRSNLCSHSTESCTSSSSDSALSSESAHPSALGPFTVVLLGDNGVGKSALASIFAGASDSMGSECELYGGEVFEQTIMVDGDRATVTLLDTWDSQDEGRWTQERCLQTGDAFIIVYSITDRSSFLRASDLRIQLRRERQGDHTPIALVGNKCDLVRCREVSISEGRACASFFDCKFIETSAAMQHNVWPLFDGIIRQLRLRRDSVETPSARHCVHKRRESLPKKAKRYIDKMIAKKNKQATLKIKSKSCHDLSVL; this is translated from the exons ATGACTTTACTGACGAACATGAGGCGCCACAGTATGCGCGTGCAGCATCACCTGCACAGGTGGAGCATTTGTGCGACGGATGCAGGACAGCTGCTGGGTGATGCCCTTACGACCCCCGACGTCGCTATATCCCGTTCCAACTTGTGCTCGCACTCAACCGAAAGCTGCACGTCGTCGTCTTCAGATTCGGCTCTCTCCAGTGAGTCTGCGCATCCTTCGGCTCTCGGACCCTTTACTGTTGTCCTGCTCGGAGACAACGGCGTTGGGAAATCAGCGCTCGCGAGCATATTTGCGGGAGCGTCAGACAGTATGGGGAGCGAATGCGAGTTATATGGAG GTGAAGTATTTGAGCAGACAATAATGGTGGACGGTGACAGAGCCACGGTTACGTTGCTCGACACGTGGGATTCGCAG GACGAGGGCAGGTGGACGCAGGAGAGGTGTCTGCAGACAGGAGACGCTTTCATTATTGTCTATTCAATAACGGACCGATCAAGTTTCCTTCGCGCCTCTGATCTGCGCATTCAGCTGCGGCGCGAGCGCCAGGGAGACCACACGCCCATCGCTCTCGTCGGCAATAAATGCGACCTGGTGCGTTGCCGAGAAGTGTCCATTAGTG aggGTCGCGCCTGTGCGTCGTTTTTCGACTGTAAATTTATTGAAACATCAGCTGCGATGCAGCACAACGTCTGGCCTTTGTTTGACGGCATCATCCGTCAGCTGCGTCTGCGCAGAGACTCTGTGGAGACCCCCAGCGCGCGTCATTGCGTCCACAAGCGACGCGAGAGCTTACCGAAAAAAGCAAAGCGTTACATTGACAAAATGATTGCGAAGAAGAACAAGCAAGCAACGTTAAAGATCAAGTCCAAATCATGTCATGACCTGTCTGTACTGTAG